One Candidatus Polarisedimenticolaceae bacterium genomic window carries:
- a CDS encoding enoyl-CoA hydratase-related protein, with protein MSGLRCCRVEAQEDGLRILTLDRAPVNALGRDLVADLEVAIAGLAADAAARCLIVRSAGSHFCAGADLKERLEMSLEEVRAFVPRLAGICNALAAIPYPTIAAVRGTAAGGGCELALACDLRVLAEDARIGLRETALAILPGAGGTQRLPRIAGAAVAKRWIFTGHLFSAAKAAADRVADAVVAPDRLEEEARAIAASICANGPVAIRLAKRAIDAGADLPMDRALALEWECYQGVLGTEDREEALRAFGEKRAPVFRGR; from the coding sequence ATGAGCGGCTTGCGCTGCTGCCGCGTCGAGGCGCAGGAGGACGGCCTCCGGATCCTCACCCTCGACCGCGCGCCGGTGAACGCGCTGGGTCGGGATCTCGTCGCGGACCTCGAGGTCGCGATCGCCGGGCTCGCGGCGGACGCCGCCGCGCGCTGCCTGATCGTGCGCTCGGCGGGGAGTCACTTCTGCGCCGGCGCGGACCTGAAGGAGCGCCTGGAGATGTCCCTCGAGGAGGTCCGCGCGTTCGTGCCGCGCCTTGCGGGGATCTGCAACGCGCTCGCCGCGATCCCGTACCCGACGATCGCCGCCGTCCGCGGAACCGCGGCGGGGGGAGGGTGCGAGCTCGCGCTCGCCTGCGACCTGCGCGTGCTCGCCGAGGACGCCCGGATCGGCCTCCGGGAGACCGCCCTCGCGATCCTCCCCGGCGCGGGCGGGACGCAGCGCCTTCCCCGGATCGCGGGGGCCGCCGTCGCCAAGCGCTGGATCTTCACCGGCCACCTCTTCTCCGCGGCGAAGGCGGCGGCCGACCGGGTCGCCGACGCCGTCGTCGCCCCGGACCGCTTGGAGGAGGAGGCGCGCGCGATCGCCGCGTCGATCTGCGCGAACGGTCCCGTCGCGATCCGCCTGGCCAAGCGGGCGATCGACGCGGGGGCGGACCTCCCGATGGACCGGGCGCTGGCCCTCGAGTGGGAGTGTTACCAGGGCGTGCTCGGGACCGAGGATCGCGAGGAGGCGCTCCGCGCCTTCGGCGAGAAGCGGGCCCCCGTCTTCCGAGGACGCTAG
- a CDS encoding acyclic terpene utilization AtuA family protein, whose translation MLRIANGQGFWGDSVDAPARLVEEGPLDVLTLDYLAEVTMSILQKLKSRDPKAGYATDFVELVRRILPTLRAKGIRVVANAGGVNPDACRAALLDAARAAGSKGMRIGTVVGDDILDRLDELHDSGVPFANLDDGRPFGTIRGQVLSANVYISSFPAAEALRRGAQIVVTGRMTDPGLVVAPLLAEYGWASDDWDRLAAATIAGHILECGAQCTGGNFSRWWEVGGWDRIGYPIAEVEADGSFTVTKHEGTGGLVTVDTVSEQLLYEMGNPNGYITPDCVADFTSIRLAQDGRDRVRVTGIRGKPATDTFKVSMAYLEGYKAVGQLTVAGPDALEKARVCADALWGRLRRAGMSYEQTITEYLGAGECHGALARNENPPEVVLRVGVKDPDRRKVDRFGKELAPLVTSGPPGVTGFAGGRPKATEVLGYWPTLIPKRLVEPVVTVEEVA comes from the coding sequence ATGCTGCGCATTGCCAACGGCCAGGGGTTCTGGGGCGACTCCGTCGACGCCCCGGCCCGCCTCGTCGAAGAAGGCCCGCTCGACGTCCTGACCCTCGACTACCTCGCCGAGGTCACGATGTCGATCCTGCAGAAGCTCAAGAGCCGCGATCCGAAGGCGGGGTACGCGACCGACTTCGTCGAGCTGGTCCGTCGCATACTCCCGACCCTCCGCGCGAAGGGGATCCGAGTCGTCGCGAACGCCGGCGGGGTCAACCCCGACGCCTGCCGGGCGGCGCTCCTCGACGCCGCGCGCGCGGCGGGCTCGAAGGGGATGCGCATCGGGACCGTCGTCGGCGACGACATCCTCGACCGGCTCGACGAGCTGCACGACTCCGGCGTTCCCTTCGCGAATCTCGACGACGGGAGGCCGTTCGGGACGATCCGCGGGCAGGTCCTCTCGGCGAACGTCTACATCTCGTCGTTCCCCGCCGCGGAGGCGCTCCGGCGGGGCGCGCAGATCGTGGTCACGGGGCGCATGACCGACCCCGGGCTCGTGGTCGCTCCTCTGCTCGCGGAATACGGCTGGGCCTCCGACGACTGGGACCGGCTGGCGGCGGCGACGATCGCGGGGCACATCCTCGAGTGCGGCGCGCAGTGCACCGGCGGGAACTTCTCGCGGTGGTGGGAGGTCGGGGGCTGGGACCGGATCGGCTACCCGATCGCCGAAGTCGAGGCGGACGGCTCGTTCACCGTCACCAAACACGAGGGGACCGGCGGGCTCGTCACCGTCGACACCGTCTCCGAGCAGCTGCTGTACGAGATGGGGAACCCGAACGGGTACATCACCCCCGACTGCGTCGCGGACTTCACCTCGATCCGGCTCGCCCAGGACGGGCGCGACCGCGTGCGCGTGACCGGGATCCGCGGCAAGCCCGCGACCGACACGTTCAAGGTCTCGATGGCCTACCTCGAGGGGTACAAGGCCGTCGGCCAGCTCACCGTCGCCGGACCCGACGCGCTCGAAAAGGCGAGAGTCTGCGCCGACGCGTTGTGGGGGAGGCTGCGGCGCGCCGGGATGAGCTACGAGCAGACGATCACCGAGTACCTCGGAGCGGGAGAGTGCCACGGCGCCCTCGCGCGGAACGAGAATCCGCCCGAGGTCGTCCTGCGGGTGGGGGTGAAGGACCCCGATCGCCGCAAGGTCGACCGCTTCGGAAAGGAGCTCGCCCCCCTCGTCACCTCCGGTCCTCCGGGGGTCACCGGGTTCGCGGGCGGGCGACCCAAGGCGACCGAGGTCCTCGGCTACTGGCCGACCCTCATTCCCAAGCGGCTCGTCGAGCCGGTGGTGACGGTGGAGGAGGTCGCGTGA